One window of the Candidatus Saccharibacteria bacterium genome contains the following:
- a CDS encoding rod shape-determining protein, translated as MINSLLGRFSHDIGIDLGTANTLVYVRGKGILINEPSVVAINKKNKQILAIGDEAKRMVGKTPANIVATRPLVDGVVSDFEITEQMLKYFIEKVHRESFVLFPRPRVVIGIPSGVTEVEKRAVEDAASNAGARQAFLIEEPMAAAVGAGLEVHDAAGNMIVDIGGGTSEVAVISLGGIVASRSIRIAGDELTEDIINYAKEKFNMQVGERSAENIKITIGSALKLDKTLEAPLRGRDMVTGLPKEMIIDSDQVRMALARSVRAIVDSIKHTIEETPPELIADIMDHGIYLAGGGALLRGLDKLLEQQTKMPVHITQDPLTAVVRGTGMVLEDIDRLKDVLVSTQYEKAPY; from the coding sequence ATGATCAACTCTTTGCTTGGCAGATTCAGCCACGACATTGGCATTGACCTTGGCACTGCCAATACTTTGGTGTACGTGCGTGGCAAGGGCATTTTAATTAACGAACCTTCAGTTGTGGCCATTAACAAAAAGAACAAGCAGATCTTGGCAATTGGTGACGAGGCTAAACGCATGGTTGGCAAAACCCCGGCCAATATTGTAGCTACTCGTCCACTCGTTGATGGTGTCGTGAGTGATTTCGAGATTACCGAACAAATGCTTAAATATTTCATCGAAAAGGTGCATCGTGAGAGCTTTGTGCTGTTCCCGCGCCCCCGTGTGGTGATTGGCATCCCCTCGGGTGTTACCGAGGTCGAAAAGCGGGCTGTTGAAGATGCCGCCAGCAATGCCGGCGCCAGGCAGGCTTTCTTAATCGAGGAGCCCATGGCGGCGGCAGTAGGGGCTGGTCTAGAGGTGCACGACGCCGCTGGCAATATGATTGTCGATATTGGTGGCGGCACCAGCGAGGTGGCGGTGATATCTTTAGGCGGCATTGTGGCTAGTCGTAGCATTCGCATAGCGGGTGACGAGCTAACCGAAGATATTATTAACTATGCCAAAGAGAAATTTAACATGCAGGTGGGTGAGCGCTCCGCCGAAAACATTAAGATCACTATCGGCTCAGCTCTAAAGCTCGACAAAACCCTCGAGGCGCCACTGCGCGGTCGCGACATGGTAACTGGCCTGCCCAAAGAGATGATTATCGATTCCGACCAAGTGCGAATGGCGCTGGCTCGTAGTGTGCGAGCAATTGTGGATTCCATTAAGCACACCATCGAAGAAACACCACCGGAGCTAATAGCCGACATTATGGACCACGGCATTTACTTGGCTGGTGGCGGTGCGCTGCTGCGTGGACTCGATAAGCTGCTCGAACAACAAACCAAAATGCCGGTGCACATTACCCAAGACCCTTTGACCGCCGTGGTGCGGGGTACGGGCATGGTACTCGAAGACATTGATAGGCTAAAAGACGTGCTGGTGAGCACCCAGTACGAGAAGGCACCTTACTAA